A genomic segment from uncultured Vibrio sp. encodes:
- a CDS encoding LysR family transcriptional regulator, whose translation MHNRLPSTKNLQAFLAVAQHLNFTHAAEALNMTQGAISRQIQSMESLMGVALFYRQARGLALTSEGAKFVPLAEEIIQRLQTSIREVVDSANRIKLNAPSCITSWLLAHIANFQQEYPDVNVELTSTTKHQAIPNFDSFDLVISYGKPIRNKTIEQVLLFDELLAPVCAPQLWDKLAPASREKGFDELNVLKRCTWLHANTEQSDWSMWLASRGYRNIQGKGNQTFATLDQAVNAAQQGFGMAIGDITLAEQDLKLKHLIRPFDHYVASGNGYHLLNPKHEGNTMVGKLVSWLSEQSPRAHH comes from the coding sequence ATGCATAACAGACTCCCTTCAACAAAAAACCTGCAAGCTTTCTTAGCCGTCGCACAGCACCTGAATTTCACCCATGCGGCAGAGGCACTTAACATGACTCAGGGCGCGATAAGTCGGCAGATTCAATCGATGGAGAGTCTGATGGGCGTTGCTCTGTTTTATCGTCAAGCACGAGGTCTCGCTCTCACATCGGAAGGCGCAAAGTTTGTTCCGCTCGCAGAAGAAATCATTCAGCGCTTACAAACTTCGATTCGGGAAGTGGTTGATAGTGCAAACCGAATCAAACTAAACGCGCCTAGCTGTATTACTTCATGGCTATTGGCTCACATTGCCAACTTTCAGCAAGAATATCCCGATGTGAATGTAGAGCTGACCTCTACCACCAAACATCAGGCAATACCCAACTTCGATAGCTTTGACTTAGTCATCTCTTACGGTAAACCGATTCGCAATAAAACCATCGAACAGGTGTTGTTGTTCGATGAACTTCTGGCTCCGGTCTGCGCTCCGCAGCTGTGGGATAAGTTAGCGCCAGCCAGCAGAGAGAAAGGATTCGATGAATTAAACGTGCTCAAACGCTGTACCTGGCTGCATGCCAATACGGAGCAGTCAGACTGGTCTATGTGGCTGGCCTCACGTGGCTATCGCAACATTCAGGGCAAAGGCAACCAGACGTTTGCCACGCTCGATCAGGCGGTCAACGCGGCTCAACAAGGTTTTGGTATGGCGATTGGTGACATCACGCTGGCCGAACAAGACTTAAAGTTAAAGCACCTGATTCGACCATTCGATCACTACGTTGCGTCTGGCAACGGCTATCATCTGCTTAACCCAAAACATGAAGGAAACACGATGGTTGGCAAATTAGTCAGTTGGTTGTCTGAACAAAGCCCCAGAGCGCATCATTAA
- the hisC gene encoding histidinol-phosphate transaminase has product MMSLAEKLAPESIKKLIPYQSARRIGGAGRLWLNANELEDPLLYKEHQSPLHRYPDFLPHDIAAAYQAYCSTSQPTLAVRGADEAIDLLIRTFCQPGKDSIAICSPTYAMYEFCAESLSIEVIDCPLVLPNFDLDVNSVVQAAEQANLVFLCSPNNPTGQLLSYDKIVDVLEQTQQSALVVVDEAYIEFELDQSVVELIDRYPNLVVVRTLSKAFGLAAVRCGFIIAQQSVMDFVYKLIPPYPMPDSSAEIVLQALSAEGLDKVAAHTRTLIESRQRFIERIQALDWIEQIYPSATNFVLIRTKPEVNLFEYLRQQGIVTRNQTHEPSLQNCVRITIGSEKSMQEVAETICNLQLNQSTDTIN; this is encoded by the coding sequence ATAATGTCATTAGCTGAGAAGTTAGCGCCTGAGAGCATAAAAAAGTTAATACCATATCAGTCCGCAAGGCGTATTGGTGGGGCAGGGCGGTTATGGCTTAACGCCAACGAACTTGAAGATCCGTTACTGTACAAAGAACACCAGTCTCCGCTGCATCGCTATCCGGATTTTCTTCCTCATGATATTGCTGCTGCTTATCAGGCATACTGTTCAACGTCACAGCCTACATTGGCGGTGCGTGGTGCGGACGAAGCGATTGATTTGCTCATTCGTACCTTCTGCCAGCCAGGAAAAGACAGCATCGCAATATGCAGTCCGACTTATGCGATGTACGAGTTCTGTGCTGAATCATTATCGATCGAAGTTATCGACTGTCCTCTGGTTTTGCCGAACTTCGATCTTGATGTTAACAGCGTGGTTCAAGCTGCTGAGCAGGCAAACCTTGTGTTCCTCTGTTCACCCAACAATCCAACCGGTCAGCTGCTCAGCTACGATAAGATTGTTGATGTACTGGAGCAGACTCAGCAAAGCGCTCTTGTGGTTGTTGATGAGGCTTATATTGAATTTGAACTTGATCAAAGCGTCGTTGAACTGATTGATCGTTATCCGAATCTTGTTGTGGTTCGCACTCTATCCAAAGCCTTTGGTTTGGCTGCCGTTAGATGTGGATTTATTATCGCTCAGCAATCGGTGATGGACTTTGTCTACAAGCTGATTCCACCGTATCCAATGCCAGACAGCTCTGCAGAAATTGTGCTCCAAGCGTTGAGTGCAGAGGGGTTAGACAAGGTAGCGGCACATACCCGTACTTTGATCGAATCACGTCAACGTTTTATTGAACGTATTCAAGCCCTTGACTGGATTGAACAGATTTACCCATCAGCGACCAACTTCGTATTGATTCGTACTAAGCCTGAAGTGAATCTTTTTGAATACTTACGCCAGCAAGGCATCGTAACGCGTAACCAAACGCATGAGCCAAGCCTGCAGAATTGTGTTCGTATTACTATCGGCTCGGAAAAGAGCATGCAGGAAGTGGCAGAAACGATTTGTAACTTGCAACTAAACCAATCAACTGACACCATCAATTGA
- a CDS encoding ABC transporter substrate-binding protein → MKKMLSALACTAALLSTPLMAKEVRLASDFTYPPFNYKDASGTPVGFDIEIADALCAEAKLECTWVSQGWDSLIPSLLARKSDVIMASMRITDDRKKRVLFTDKYYQTPARFVAKADSNIEISEAGLKDKVIGVQSGTIHDLYVTDKFGSVATIKRYSGQDEVYLDMANGRLDATFGNSDQLSLAFLDKDIGKSHVFVGEAVTDKAYIGEGTALALRKKDKELAEKFNQAIKTIRANGTYDKIAAKYFSFDIYGEEL, encoded by the coding sequence ATGAAAAAAATGCTCAGCGCGTTAGCTTGCACCGCGGCACTCCTCTCGACTCCTTTGATGGCGAAGGAAGTCCGTTTAGCTTCTGACTTTACGTACCCACCATTCAATTACAAAGATGCGAGTGGTACTCCGGTTGGTTTTGATATCGAAATCGCGGATGCCTTATGTGCAGAAGCGAAACTTGAGTGTACCTGGGTGTCTCAGGGATGGGATTCTCTGATCCCGAGTCTACTTGCCCGTAAATCAGACGTGATCATGGCGTCAATGCGCATTACTGATGATCGTAAAAAACGCGTATTGTTTACTGACAAGTACTACCAAACTCCGGCTCGCTTTGTGGCTAAAGCAGACAGCAATATTGAGATCAGTGAAGCGGGTTTAAAAGACAAAGTGATTGGTGTTCAAAGTGGCACGATTCACGATCTTTACGTGACGGATAAGTTCGGCTCGGTTGCAACCATCAAACGTTATTCTGGTCAGGATGAAGTGTATCTGGACATGGCAAATGGCCGTTTAGATGCGACTTTTGGTAATTCAGACCAACTTTCGTTGGCGTTTTTAGACAAAGACATTGGTAAAAGTCATGTGTTTGTTGGTGAAGCGGTTACCGATAAAGCTTATATCGGTGAAGGTACCGCACTAGCGCTGCGTAAAAAAGATAAAGAATTAGCTGAGAAGTTTAACCAAGCGATCAAGACCATTCGCGCAAATGGCACTTACGACAAGATTGCCGCGAAATACTTCTCCTTCGATATCTACGGCGAAGAGCTGTAA
- a CDS encoding nucleobase:cation symporter-2 family protein produces the protein MSQQETHDLIYGLEDKPKAGAALYAGLQHVLASFVGIITPTLIIGGVLGLGEHVPYLISMALIVSGVGTFIQARRIGPIGAGLVCVQGTSFAFLSSVLAAGFIVKSQGGGPEDILAMIFGVCFVGAFVEIILSQFINKLKRIITPVVAGIVVTTIGISLIKVGMTDLAGGFNAPDFGSWNNLVLGTVVLTTIIVLNRSKNLMVRLSSILIGMVLGYILAAFMGMVNLEGAFNQPLVSVPVPFKYGFDFDWFAFVPIAVIYAITAIESAGDITANCIITKQPVSGPQYLKRIKAGILGDGVNSLIAAVFNTFPNTTFSQNNSVIHLTGIASRYVGYFVALILVALGLFPLIGAILTTIPKPVIGGATLVMFGTVAAAGIKIIANEELDRRNLMILAVSFGIGFGVMLVPEILEGMPKIMQSVFGSPVTTSGIAAIIMTIVLPETSKEDVQEANQTDKQKLLAKPALEK, from the coding sequence ATGTCTCAACAGGAAACCCACGACCTCATCTATGGGTTAGAAGACAAGCCCAAAGCCGGCGCAGCACTTTACGCAGGGCTACAGCATGTACTTGCAAGTTTTGTCGGAATCATTACTCCAACCCTCATCATCGGTGGTGTCCTTGGGTTGGGCGAGCATGTTCCATACCTGATTAGCATGGCGTTAATTGTTTCAGGAGTTGGCACATTTATACAGGCGCGCCGCATCGGTCCCATTGGTGCTGGACTAGTTTGTGTTCAGGGTACCAGCTTCGCGTTTCTTAGTTCTGTACTGGCAGCAGGTTTTATCGTTAAATCTCAGGGCGGTGGGCCAGAAGATATTTTGGCCATGATCTTCGGTGTCTGCTTCGTCGGTGCCTTTGTCGAGATCATCCTCTCTCAGTTTATTAATAAACTCAAACGCATCATCACACCGGTTGTGGCGGGTATCGTCGTCACGACCATCGGTATTTCGCTAATAAAAGTTGGCATGACCGATCTTGCAGGCGGGTTCAATGCGCCTGACTTTGGTTCATGGAACAACCTCGTTTTGGGCACGGTCGTGTTAACCACTATCATCGTGTTAAATCGCTCTAAAAACCTGATGGTGCGATTGTCATCGATCCTGATCGGGATGGTTTTGGGTTACATTCTGGCGGCTTTCATGGGCATGGTGAACTTAGAAGGTGCATTCAACCAGCCTTTGGTAAGCGTTCCAGTTCCATTCAAGTACGGGTTTGATTTTGATTGGTTTGCATTCGTACCAATCGCTGTGATCTATGCTATCACGGCGATCGAGTCAGCAGGTGATATTACCGCGAACTGTATTATCACCAAACAACCGGTATCGGGCCCACAATACCTTAAACGCATTAAAGCCGGCATTCTTGGTGATGGTGTGAACTCGCTGATTGCTGCGGTATTTAATACATTTCCGAATACCACGTTCAGCCAGAACAACAGTGTGATTCACCTTACCGGCATTGCAAGTCGCTATGTGGGTTACTTTGTCGCGCTAATTTTGGTTGCTCTCGGACTGTTTCCGCTCATCGGAGCGATCTTAACCACCATCCCAAAACCAGTGATCGGCGGGGCTACGTTAGTTATGTTTGGTACGGTCGCAGCGGCTGGTATCAAGATCATCGCCAATGAAGAGCTGGATCGACGCAATCTCATGATCCTGGCGGTTTCCTTCGGTATCGGTTTTGGCGTTATGCTCGTTCCTGAAATTCTGGAAGGTATGCCAAAAATTATGCAGAGCGTTTTCGGCTCTCCAGTGACCACCAGCGGTATCGCTGCAATTATCATGACCATTGTGCTACCTGAAACTTCTAAAGAAGATGTGCAGGAAGCGAATCAAACAGATAAACAAAAACTGCTAGCAAAACCAGCGTTAGAAAAGTAG
- a CDS encoding urate hydroxylase PuuD: MWPQLYEWLALFIKWFHVICGIAWIGASFYFTWLDNNLETPPKWKKDKGIKGDLWAVHGGGFYEVAKYQVGPEKIPEKLHWFKWEAYATWLTGSALMIWMYYFNAQAYLIDPRVMELTSLQAVGVGVGGILLGVVVYEGLMRSPLSRNTALFSAALLAFGALFFYGFTQLFSGRGAFIHMGALIGSIMVNNVFHKIIPGQRKMVAQVTAGETVDPAPGLEGKRRSIHNNYFTLPVIFLMISNHYPMIYQHPLNWLIGFFVMIISAYIRHYFNLKHIGQNRPSVILSGACAMMVLAVLVSWQSTSRNATQGTVANADSPHATVATEVSLTAEQKIAKQIISERCSQCHSSTPTDDVFKVAPSGAVFDSWQDIERWKARILVRSVESADMPFLNKTKMTDEERQRLKEVLN; this comes from the coding sequence ATGTGGCCACAACTTTATGAATGGCTGGCGCTGTTTATCAAATGGTTTCATGTGATCTGTGGCATCGCATGGATTGGAGCAAGCTTTTACTTTACTTGGTTGGATAACAACCTAGAAACACCACCAAAATGGAAAAAAGACAAAGGAATTAAAGGCGACTTATGGGCGGTGCATGGTGGTGGATTTTACGAAGTCGCTAAGTATCAGGTGGGCCCAGAGAAAATCCCAGAAAAACTGCACTGGTTTAAATGGGAAGCTTACGCCACGTGGTTAACTGGCTCCGCGCTGATGATTTGGATGTACTACTTCAACGCACAAGCGTATCTGATTGATCCAAGAGTCATGGAACTGACCTCTCTACAAGCCGTTGGCGTTGGGGTTGGCGGTATTCTACTGGGTGTTGTGGTGTATGAAGGGCTAATGCGCTCACCGTTAAGCCGTAATACAGCACTATTCAGCGCGGCATTACTCGCGTTTGGTGCGCTGTTTTTCTATGGATTTACCCAACTATTTAGTGGTCGTGGCGCATTTATCCATATGGGTGCATTGATCGGCTCGATTATGGTTAATAACGTGTTCCACAAGATCATTCCTGGTCAGAGAAAAATGGTGGCGCAAGTTACCGCAGGTGAAACCGTTGACCCAGCTCCGGGGTTAGAAGGTAAACGACGCTCAATTCATAACAACTACTTCACTCTGCCAGTAATCTTCTTGATGATCAGTAATCACTACCCAATGATCTATCAACATCCGCTGAACTGGCTGATTGGCTTTTTCGTTATGATCATCAGCGCGTATATCCGTCATTACTTTAACCTCAAACATATCGGGCAAAATCGACCGAGCGTCATTCTAAGTGGGGCCTGTGCAATGATGGTACTGGCAGTGTTGGTAAGTTGGCAGTCTACTTCTCGCAACGCGACACAAGGTACCGTCGCCAATGCAGACAGCCCTCATGCAACCGTCGCTACTGAGGTATCCCTGACTGCAGAACAGAAGATTGCAAAGCAGATCATCAGTGAGCGCTGTAGCCAATGCCATAGCTCAACACCAACGGATGATGTATTTAAGGTTGCGCCAAGCGGTGCCGTATTCGACAGTTGGCAAGATATTGAACGCTGGAAGGCTCGCATTCTGGTTCGCTCAGTCGAAAGTGCTGACATGCCATTCTTGAATAAAACCAAGATGACCGATGAAGAGCGGCAACGCTTAAAAGAAGTGCTGAATTAA
- the uraH gene encoding hydroxyisourate hydrolase has protein sequence MKQLSCHVLDTANGKPAAGIQVQLFSLNDQTCLAQGTTDQDGRAKFPELTLEKQGYTLRFLVAPYCDAQFGSAFFPLIDVNFNVYDEGNYHIPLLLSPFSYSSYRGS, from the coding sequence ATGAAACAACTCAGTTGCCACGTTTTAGATACCGCAAACGGAAAACCAGCCGCTGGCATTCAAGTTCAACTATTTAGCCTCAATGACCAAACCTGTCTCGCACAAGGCACCACAGATCAAGATGGTCGCGCCAAGTTCCCGGAGTTAACCCTAGAAAAACAGGGTTATACGCTGCGTTTTCTTGTTGCACCTTATTGTGACGCGCAATTTGGCAGCGCTTTCTTTCCTCTCATTGACGTGAATTTCAACGTTTATGACGAGGGTAACTATCACATTCCTCTTCTACTATCCCCATTCTCTTATTCGAGTTACCGGGGAAGTTAA
- a CDS encoding 2-oxo-4-hydroxy-4-carboxy-5-ureidoimidazoline decarboxylase, which yields MSAVNQALNLSDEQLERICTSQRWQQEMKIRMPFDSVESLLRSAEIAFTKLKEPDWLEAFAGHPMIGNINSLKKKYSQGKDLSEKEQKNVKQASTDVLQELLTLNREYHDKFGFIFIVCATNKTAEEMLNLLKGRINRSREEELHQAAIEQQKISNIRMEALL from the coding sequence ATGAGTGCAGTAAACCAAGCCTTGAACCTAAGTGACGAACAGCTCGAGAGAATTTGCACCAGCCAACGTTGGCAGCAAGAAATGAAAATCCGCATGCCGTTTGACTCAGTAGAATCTTTGCTTCGGAGCGCAGAGATTGCTTTTACCAAGTTAAAAGAACCCGACTGGCTCGAAGCTTTCGCAGGGCACCCAATGATTGGGAATATCAATAGCCTGAAAAAGAAATACTCACAAGGCAAAGACTTGAGTGAAAAAGAGCAAAAGAACGTCAAGCAGGCTTCTACCGACGTGTTGCAAGAACTGCTTACGCTCAACCGGGAATACCACGACAAATTTGGCTTTATTTTTATCGTGTGTGCGACCAATAAGACTGCTGAAGAGATGCTCAACCTACTCAAAGGCCGAATCAATCGCTCACGGGAGGAAGAACTGCATCAAGCCGCAATAGAACAACAAAAAATCAGTAACATCAGAATGGAAGCCTTGTTATGA
- the xdhC gene encoding xanthine dehydrogenase accessory protein XdhC: MSSKNDAYLSNPGMNWLAACQQLEQQGQAYCIATILAYVGSVPRSSGAKMVISAQGQFDTLGGGNLEYQVIAKARENLALQHAEPIIERFALSADLGQCCGGAVQVMFEFFQTQTPQVAIFGAGHVCQALTSILSGLPCHVKVIDSRPEWLAPLSQKGTETEQLANPVEAIAKLKDSTFVLIMTQDHALDFELTQHALESQRFAYVGLIGSQGKSQRFRFRLKEQLSDIDLLDQLTCPIGHPDITGKLPMEVAVSVSAQLMNLFKHHQASVPSADVLTDEKQRNEEQWRQANIVRKNIKENHQ; this comes from the coding sequence ATGTCGTCGAAGAATGATGCCTACCTATCTAACCCGGGTATGAACTGGTTAGCCGCCTGCCAGCAACTTGAGCAACAAGGTCAGGCTTACTGTATTGCAACGATTCTGGCTTATGTTGGATCCGTGCCGCGATCCAGTGGCGCGAAGATGGTTATCTCTGCTCAAGGCCAGTTCGATACTCTTGGCGGCGGTAATCTGGAATACCAAGTGATCGCCAAAGCGCGTGAAAACCTGGCGCTTCAACACGCTGAACCAATTATCGAACGCTTTGCCCTGTCTGCGGATCTTGGACAATGCTGTGGCGGAGCAGTGCAAGTGATGTTCGAGTTTTTCCAGACACAAACGCCACAGGTTGCAATATTTGGCGCCGGACATGTTTGTCAGGCACTCACCAGCATCCTCAGTGGATTGCCTTGCCATGTGAAAGTCATCGATAGCCGTCCTGAATGGTTAGCGCCTTTATCGCAAAAAGGAACCGAGACAGAACAACTTGCCAACCCAGTCGAGGCGATTGCAAAGCTGAAAGACAGCACATTCGTATTGATCATGACACAAGACCACGCACTTGATTTTGAACTGACTCAGCATGCGCTTGAAAGTCAGCGCTTCGCTTATGTCGGCTTAATTGGCTCGCAAGGTAAAAGTCAACGTTTCAGGTTTCGCCTTAAAGAGCAACTGAGCGATATCGACTTGCTTGACCAACTCACTTGCCCAATTGGTCACCCTGACATCACAGGCAAGCTACCAATGGAAGTTGCCGTATCCGTCTCAGCGCAATTGATGAATCTTTTCAAGCATCATCAAGCGTCCGTGCCATCCGCTGACGTGCTGACAGATGAGAAACAACGCAACGAAGAACAGTGGCGACAAGCCAATATTGTGCGCAAAAATATCAAGGAAAACCATCAATGA
- the xdhB gene encoding xanthine dehydrogenase molybdopterin binding subunit, translating into MRKLTQVESGQTILPESQQVVGKSYKHESADKQVCGEALFVDDYATPAGCLHAAVVTSTIAKGHITQLDLSDVERAEGVVKVLTEASIPGEKDIGTIFKGDPLLAIDNEIKYFGQPIALVLATTHELAWQAANLAKVEYTETDDLALTYPKAASQDPLLPPHQMGKNVEQHVFDQAPIYVHGDIHVGGQEHFYLEGQVSLAELTEDGGIFLRTSTQNPSEVQKLVAEVLAIDFNRVTVDMRRMGGGFGGKESQAAQWACLAALGAHHTKRAVKMRLPRSMDMTTTGKRHPFYNRYQLAADAQGQIIAASIEVNGLCGHSPDLSDAIVDRAMFHADNAYSLGQACVVGNRLKTDMVSHTAFRGFGGPQGMIAIEKAMQELALQVGQDALDVRYKNLYRDGAQTTPYGMEVEQHDAMLDIMRQLEQQSHYRVRREEINQWNQNNPVLKKGLALTPLKFGIAFTATHLNQAGALIHVYTDGTLQVSHGGTEMGQGLHTKIQQIVAQSFGIDINKVLVTSTRTDKVPNTSPTAASSGADLNGMAAHNAAIAIKQRLLDFACAHYQIEEADIINGELVGIESSPKYQQPVSWAELVQLAYMNRISLSASGFYQTPKIGYDRSTATGRPFFYFALGASCSEVTIDTLTGEMRVEKVDILHDVGNSLNPAIDKGQIEGAFIQGVGWLTTEELVWGENGHLLSNSPMNYKIPTIGDYPKKMHVDLYDQANPEYSIYRSKAVGEPPFMHANSVWCAIYDAVASISQHQCAPALHAPATGEEILNACEHQQQWLEEQSMQEESYVVEE; encoded by the coding sequence ATGCGTAAGTTAACTCAGGTTGAATCAGGACAAACCATACTCCCTGAATCCCAACAAGTCGTGGGGAAATCTTACAAGCACGAAAGTGCCGACAAACAGGTCTGTGGTGAAGCACTTTTTGTCGATGACTACGCCACTCCGGCTGGTTGTCTGCACGCCGCTGTAGTGACCAGCACCATCGCCAAAGGTCACATTACACAGCTCGATTTATCAGACGTTGAGCGCGCAGAAGGCGTCGTAAAAGTCCTGACTGAAGCATCAATTCCCGGTGAAAAGGACATTGGTACAATTTTCAAAGGCGATCCTTTACTGGCGATAGATAACGAGATTAAGTACTTCGGCCAGCCGATTGCCCTAGTTCTGGCAACGACACACGAGCTGGCATGGCAAGCCGCAAACCTGGCGAAAGTTGAGTACACCGAAACGGACGACCTAGCGTTAACTTATCCAAAAGCCGCCTCACAAGATCCCCTGTTGCCTCCACACCAGATGGGTAAAAACGTCGAGCAACATGTCTTTGATCAAGCGCCTATTTATGTTCACGGCGACATCCATGTTGGTGGCCAGGAACACTTTTACTTGGAAGGTCAGGTAAGCCTTGCGGAATTAACCGAAGATGGCGGCATCTTCTTGCGTACATCAACCCAAAACCCGTCAGAAGTGCAGAAGTTAGTCGCCGAAGTATTGGCAATAGACTTTAACCGAGTCACGGTAGATATGCGCCGTATGGGCGGAGGCTTTGGTGGTAAAGAGAGCCAGGCTGCTCAATGGGCATGCCTGGCAGCACTTGGCGCTCATCACACAAAACGTGCTGTTAAAATGCGTCTCCCTCGTTCAATGGATATGACGACCACAGGTAAGCGTCACCCATTCTACAACCGTTACCAGCTTGCCGCAGACGCTCAGGGCCAGATCATTGCCGCCAGTATCGAAGTGAACGGTTTGTGTGGCCACTCCCCTGACCTGTCAGATGCGATTGTCGATCGTGCGATGTTCCATGCCGATAACGCTTACTCACTCGGTCAGGCGTGTGTGGTTGGCAACAGGCTAAAAACCGATATGGTTTCCCACACCGCATTTAGAGGGTTCGGCGGACCTCAAGGCATGATCGCGATTGAAAAAGCGATGCAGGAGTTAGCGCTTCAGGTTGGGCAAGATGCTCTCGATGTTCGTTACAAAAACCTGTATCGCGACGGAGCACAAACCACACCTTATGGGATGGAAGTCGAACAGCATGACGCGATGCTGGATATCATGCGACAGCTTGAGCAGCAAAGTCACTACCGCGTTCGCCGCGAAGAAATCAATCAGTGGAACCAAAACAATCCAGTGCTTAAAAAAGGCCTGGCATTAACGCCACTCAAGTTCGGGATTGCCTTTACCGCAACTCACCTGAACCAGGCGGGTGCGCTTATCCATGTTTACACCGATGGTACCCTGCAGGTATCGCACGGCGGGACAGAAATGGGCCAAGGTCTGCACACGAAAATCCAGCAGATCGTCGCTCAGTCTTTTGGTATCGATATTAACAAGGTTCTTGTCACCTCAACCCGTACGGATAAAGTGCCAAACACCTCACCAACAGCAGCGTCTTCAGGTGCTGACCTGAACGGTATGGCGGCACATAATGCGGCCATAGCAATTAAACAACGATTACTGGATTTCGCTTGCGCGCATTATCAAATCGAAGAAGCGGATATCATCAATGGTGAGCTTGTCGGTATCGAATCATCACCGAAATACCAACAACCCGTCAGTTGGGCGGAGTTAGTTCAGTTGGCGTATATGAACCGTATTTCGCTCTCTGCAAGCGGATTCTACCAAACGCCAAAAATTGGTTATGACCGAAGTACCGCGACAGGTCGTCCGTTCTTCTATTTTGCCCTTGGAGCCTCGTGTTCAGAAGTCACGATCGACACTCTAACTGGCGAAATGCGCGTTGAAAAAGTCGACATTCTTCATGATGTGGGTAACAGCCTGAATCCGGCGATTGATAAAGGACAAATTGAAGGTGCATTCATTCAGGGCGTGGGCTGGCTAACCACAGAGGAGTTGGTTTGGGGTGAGAATGGTCACCTGCTAAGCAACAGCCCGATGAATTACAAGATCCCGACCATCGGTGACTACCCGAAAAAAATGCATGTGGATCTGTACGATCAGGCCAATCCGGAATACAGCATTTACCGTTCTAAAGCCGTCGGCGAGCCACCATTCATGCACGCGAACAGTGTCTGGTGCGCAATTTACGATGCGGTTGCCTCCATCAGTCAACATCAATGCGCTCCAGCACTACACGCGCCTGCAACGGGTGAAGAAATCCTTAACGCTTGTGAGCATCAGCAACAGTGGCTTGAAGAGCAATCAATGCAGGAGGAATCCTATGTCGTCGAAGAATGA